One window of the Pseudochaenichthys georgianus chromosome 21, fPseGeo1.2, whole genome shotgun sequence genome contains the following:
- the ecrg4a gene encoding LOW QUALITY PROTEIN: augurin-A (The sequence of the model RefSeq protein was modified relative to this genomic sequence to represent the inferred CDS: inserted 1 base in 1 codon; deleted 1 base in 1 codon) — protein MASQQLCLRLMGLAVLLTLFALRDVSSDSSLHRILRKPEAAGAGAALSRSSLAVPPSTAQGFLSKLSRVSKRNLWDRSRPDVQQWIQQFMYMGFDEQRLETDLSYWMGQSRSRDQGRQHHYDENAPIEPXDHSSDYRHGADVNYDYY, from the exons ATGGCATCCCAGCAGCTGTGTCTGAGATTGATGGGGCTGGCTGTCCTGCTGACACTCTTTGCACTCAGAG acGTTTCCAGTGACAGCAGCTTGCACAGGATCTTAAGGAAACCAGAAG CGGCCGGAGCAGGTGCTGCCCTCTCCAGGTCCTCCTTGGCCGTCCCCCCCTCCACAGCTCAGGGGTTTCTGTCGAAGCTGAGCCGC GTAAGTAAGAGGAACCTGTGGGACCGCAGCAGGCCGGACGTGCAGCAGTGGATCCAGCAGTTCATGTACATGGGCTTCGACGAGCAG AGGCTGGAGACCGACCTCTCCTACTGGATGGGCCAGAGTCGCTCCAGAGACCAGGGTCGGCAGCACCATTACGATGAGAACGCTCCCATCGAAC GGGACCACAGCTCTGATTACAGACACGGAGCCGATGTCAACTACGACTACTATTAA